One region of Quercus lobata isolate SW786 chromosome 2, ValleyOak3.0 Primary Assembly, whole genome shotgun sequence genomic DNA includes:
- the LOC115977772 gene encoding DPH4 homolog produces the protein MLLGENSILETHYDVLSVKEDASYDEIRTSYRSAILNYHPDKLQKKSETTSPDHELRERFLKVQRAWEILSNSNSRAIYDSELRASRHDTVVADDISLEDMTVEDTGEVMELFYQCRCGDYFFVDSLELGKIGYSLLRDGNKILLRTLDASPASVVLPCGSCSLKVRVLINSDIILSIDDHL, from the coding sequence ATGCTTCTTGGTGAGAACTCCATTTTGGAAACTCACTATGATGTTCTATCTGTGAAGGAGGATGCAAGCTATGATGAAATTCGCACAAGCTACCGATCAGCCATCCTAAATTACCATCCTGATAAATTACAGAAGAAATCTGAGACAACCAGCCCTGACCATGAGTTAAGGGAAAGATTTTTGAAGGTACAGAGAGCTTGGGAAATCCTCAGCAATTCGAATTCACGAGCTATTTATGATAGTGAATTGCGAGCTTCAAGACATGATACTGTAGTTGCAGATGATATCAGCTTGGAGGATATGACAGTTGAAGATACTGGTGAAGTGATGGAGCTCTTTTACCAATGTCGATGTGGTGATTACTTCTTTGTTGATTCCCTGGAATTGGGTAAAATTGGATATTCATTGTTGAGAGATGGGAATAAGATTTTATTACGGACACTGGATGCTTCACCGGCATCAGTGGTTCTTCCTTGTGGGTCTTGTTCTTTGAAAGTTCGTGTATTGATCAATTCAGATATTATTCTTTCAATTGATGATCATCTATGA
- the LOC115974199 gene encoding origin of replication complex subunit 2 yields METNNDIEDMEEEEEFGFSRNYFLAKELGSSGKKSARKLSEINLVDEQELRAAASNIEPKHEKEVVALMNSYKSLYSIWVFELRCGFGLLMYGFGSKKALIEDFASTALTDYSVVVINGYLQAINIKQVVIALAEVLWDQLKSKRATSSGNLPKAQQPFNSRSMDDLLAFLNGSEAEDKDCFICVVIHNIDGPALRDSETQQYLAQIASCSCIRIVASIDHVNAPLLWDKKMVHTQFNWCWYHVPTFAPYKVEGMFFPLILAHGSTAQSAKTAAIVLQSLTPNAQSVFRVLAEYQLSHPDEEGMPINNLYTVCRERFLVSSQLTLNSHLTEFKDHELVKTRRHSDGQDCLYIPLTTEALEKLLMEINQ; encoded by the exons ATGGAGACCAACAATGACATTGAAGATatggaggaagaggaggaaTTCGGATTCTCGAGAAACTATTTCCTCGCGAAAGAATTGGGAAGCTCGGGAAAGAAATCCGCTCGCAAGCTCTCTGAAATTAACCTCGTTGACGAACAG GAACTGAGGGCAGCGGCGTCTAATATTGAGCCAAAGCACGAGAAAGAGGTCGTGGCTTTGATGAACAGCTACAAGAGTTTGTACTCGATATGGGTTTTCGAGCTAAG ATGTGGTTTTGGCCTTCTGATGTATGGATTTGGATCTAAGAAAGCTTTGATTGAAGATTTTGCTTCAACAGCGTTGACTGACTATTCTGTAGTTGTAATCAATGGCTATCTTCAAGCAATTAATATTAAACAG GTTGTGATAGCCTTAGCTGAAGTTCTATGGGATCAATTGAAAAGCAAACGAGCGACTTCTTCAGGGAACCTGCCTAAAGCTCAACAGCCATTTAATTCTCGGTCCATGGATGATCTTCTTGCATTTTTGAATGGATCAGAAGCAGAGGATAAAGATTGTTTCATATGTGTTGTTATTCACAACATTGATGGACCTGCATTAAGAGACTCTGAAACTCAACAGTATCTTGCACAAATAGCTTCTTGTTCTTGCATCCGTATTGTTGCTTCAATTGACCATGTGAATGCACCTCTTT TGTGGGACAAGAAGATGGTTCACACACAGTTCAACTGGTGTTGGTATCATGTTCCGACCTTTGCTCCATACAAGGTTGAAGGAATGTTCTTTCCTTTGATTCTTGCACATGGCAGTACCGCTCAAAGTGCCAAAACTGCTGCAATAGTTTTGCAGAGTTTGACACCCAATGCCCAAAGCGTTTTCAGAGTTCTTGCAGAATATCAGCTGTCTCATCCTGATGAAGAAG gGATGCCAATTAACAATTTGTACACAGTCTGTAGAGAGCGTTTCCTGGTCAGCAGCCAGCTTACATTGAATTCCCATTTGACAGAATTTAAAGATCATGAATTGGTCAAGACCAGAAGGCATTCGGACGGCCAGGATTGCTTGTACATCCCTCTCACGACTGAGGCACTTGAAAAACTATTAATGGAGATTAATCAATAA
- the LOC115974200 gene encoding uncharacterized protein LOC115974200 produces MAEGRLRRGCSYKKTTWVVCSINIVIALYVLRSLYSSLYIYSGNVSRNIVKYTPDQMRKMEESIRIRRASEPLELVKLVKVIKEEISRGEEVVQLPGPLKQKITDEILVRLKSLNGSANTTQQQEAVESWRREKLEEAKQLTLNKGTLNPTIQYEEAGMMVRALESDWAVLSEGIGLWIPGEVINKEHDDKPEGVEDLEDQILPGRPIPTECHAQLHTDYDGAAVRWGLTHHKESAADCCQACLDHAKRAKPGEKKCNIWVYCPSEDGCHSPDIYQHKHQECWLKSAEKPRLNFKDKYPDSYRNSHPTAPFVVPWVSGVITA; encoded by the exons atGGCAGAAGGAAGATTAAGGAGGGGGTGTTCGTACAAGAAAACCACTTGGGTTGTTTGCTCTATTAACATTGTAATCGCACTCTATGTTCTTCGTTCTCTATATTCTTCTCTGTACATCTACTCCGGTAACGTCTCTAGAAACA ttgTTAAATATACCCCGGACCAGATGAGGAAAATGGAGGAATCGATTCGGATTCGGAGAGCATCCGAACCCTTGGAGCTTGTTAAATTG GTGAAGGTAATTAAGGAGGAGATTTCTAGAGGAGAAGAAGTGGTTCAATTGCCAGGTCCTTTGAAGCAGAAGATCACAGATGAGATTTTGGTGAGGTTGAAAAGCTTGAATGGGAGTGCCAACACTACTCAACAGCAAG aAGCAGTTGAAAGTTGGCGGAGGGAAAAACTAGAAGAAGCTAAGCAGTTAACCCTTAACAAAGGGACTTTGAATCCAACTATCCAATATGAGGAAGCGG GGATGATGGTAAGAGCCTTGGAGTCTGATTGGGCAGTGCTATCTGAAGGAATTGGCCTTTGGATACCTGGTGAAGTTATTAACAAGGAGCATGATGATAAACCTGAGGGTGTAGAAGATTTAG AGGATCAAATTTTACCTGGCAGGCCAATACCAACGGAATGCCATGCTCAACTTCATACGGATTATGATGGTGCAGCCGTTAGATGGGGCCTTACCCACCATAAAGAAAGTGCAGCTGACTGCTGTCAAGCTTGCTTGGATCATGCTAAACGTGCCAAGCCAGGTGAAAAGAAATGTAACATTTGGGTTTATTGCCCGTCTGAGGATGGTTGTCATTCTCCAGATATCTATCAACACAAACATCAAGAGTGCTGGCTCAAATCT GCGGAAAAGCCCAGACTGAATTTTAAGGACAAGTATCCTGACTCATATAGAAATTCACACCCAACTGCACCCTTTGTTGTACCATGGGTTTCTGGTGTCATCACTGCCTGA